From the genome of Nitrosopumilus sp., one region includes:
- a CDS encoding methyltransferase domain-containing protein, translating into MEFFLWTFRRNEKDVVNLYNTLSPVMQLATGGSMLNFGYWSSKNTDPMSAQDDLCMIFASMAELTSSKHAVDVGSGLSAPSKLWRDTFPDLRLYDVNINFKQLSFSGSQRNIEFVNSTSAKLPFADNAVDRVLALESAQHFKPLKNFILESKRILTSSGLLVMAIPVITENSSLGKMDLLKFTWSSEHYNVAYLKKLIMSCGFSISDEKLIGSNVYEPLADYYVNNRSTLKKSILEHYPQYVEKVLFKSLQKMKKASEEKIIEYILLKCHPS; encoded by the coding sequence TCGTAGAAACGAAAAAGATGTCGTAAATCTATACAACACGCTCTCGCCAGTCATGCAGTTAGCTACGGGCGGTTCTATGCTAAATTTTGGATACTGGTCTTCAAAAAATACGGATCCCATGTCTGCACAGGATGATTTATGCATGATTTTTGCAAGCATGGCAGAACTGACATCCAGTAAGCATGCAGTTGACGTCGGCAGCGGTCTGTCTGCACCATCTAAATTGTGGAGAGACACATTTCCAGATCTTCGTCTGTATGACGTAAACATAAATTTTAAGCAGTTATCTTTTTCAGGCAGTCAAAGAAACATCGAATTCGTTAATTCTACATCTGCAAAACTACCTTTTGCAGACAATGCAGTTGATCGTGTCTTGGCGTTAGAATCCGCCCAACATTTCAAACCATTGAAAAATTTTATTCTAGAATCAAAGAGAATTTTAACTAGTTCAGGATTACTAGTCATGGCAATACCCGTAATTACAGAAAACTCATCTCTTGGAAAAATGGATCTTTTAAAATTTACATGGTCTTCAGAGCACTACAATGTGGCCTATTTGAAAAAATTAATCATGTCTTGCGGGTTTTCAATTTCAGATGAAAAACTGATTGGATCAAACGTGTATGAGCCTCTTGCGGACTATTATGTGAATAATAGAAGTACTTTGAAAAAATCCATTTTAGAACATTATCCTCAGTATGTTGAAAAAGTTCTTTTCAAATCGCTACAAAAAATGAAAAAAGCATCAGAAGAAAAAATCATTGAATACATACTGCTAAAATGCCATCCATCTTAA